The Acinetobacter defluvii genome includes a region encoding these proteins:
- a CDS encoding replication-associated recombination protein A, with amino-acid sequence MSDTHIPLPERLRPRDLSEIIGQDHLLGEQAPLRQMIDQGHLPSIIFWGPPGVGKTTIALLLAQAVDRPFVSLSALNTGVKELRDVIAQSGDLLTPVVFIDEIHRFNKSQQDALLNAVEKGKITLIGATTENPSFEVNSALLSRCQVYTLNALSNEAIQTLIINALQQDQFLKDRYIQIEEYDALIQFAAGDARKALNLIDLVASTFEPEVENIVNNAVVVKVAQQNIARYDKSGEQHYDLVSAFIKSIRGSDPDATLYWMARMLKGGEDPVFIARRMLIAASEDIGNSNPNALLLAGECFRSVQAVGMPECRIILGQCAVYLATSAKSNSTYLAINKALELAEKTANLPVPLHLRNAPTKLMKEQGYGVKYLYPHNYPEHFVLQDYMPPELKGTKLYESARNKREVEGERLQQRRWQQNQQQQ; translated from the coding sequence ATGTCAGACACTCATATTCCTTTACCTGAACGCCTTCGTCCTCGTGATTTGTCTGAAATTATTGGGCAAGATCATTTACTTGGGGAACAAGCACCTTTACGTCAAATGATTGATCAGGGGCACTTGCCTTCAATCATTTTTTGGGGACCGCCTGGGGTTGGGAAAACGACGATTGCACTGTTATTGGCGCAAGCGGTAGATCGACCTTTTGTTAGTTTATCGGCATTAAATACAGGGGTCAAAGAACTACGTGATGTGATTGCACAAAGTGGCGATTTGCTTACTCCTGTAGTTTTTATTGATGAAATTCATCGTTTTAATAAGTCCCAGCAAGATGCATTACTCAATGCAGTTGAAAAAGGTAAAATTACTTTGATTGGGGCAACGACTGAAAATCCATCTTTTGAAGTAAATAGCGCACTGCTGTCACGCTGCCAAGTCTACACTTTAAATGCGTTAAGCAATGAAGCCATTCAAACTTTAATCATAAATGCGCTTCAACAAGATCAATTTTTAAAAGATCGCTATATTCAAATCGAAGAATATGATGCCTTGATTCAGTTTGCGGCAGGCGATGCACGTAAGGCACTTAATTTAATCGATTTAGTGGCAAGCACCTTTGAGCCTGAAGTTGAAAATATTGTCAATAATGCTGTTGTGGTGAAAGTTGCACAGCAAAATATTGCCCGTTATGACAAATCAGGTGAACAACATTATGATTTAGTTTCGGCTTTTATTAAGTCGATCCGAGGCAGTGATCCAGACGCAACTTTATACTGGATGGCTCGTATGCTTAAAGGTGGCGAAGACCCTGTATTTATTGCACGTCGTATGTTGATTGCTGCATCTGAAGATATTGGCAATTCAAACCCAAATGCATTATTGCTTGCAGGTGAATGTTTTCGTTCAGTACAAGCTGTAGGTATGCCAGAATGTCGAATTATTTTGGGGCAATGTGCCGTCTACTTAGCGACCAGTGCTAAGAGTAATAGTACTTATTTAGCGATCAATAAAGCACTTGAACTCGCTGAAAAAACTGCAAATTTGCCTGTGCCGTTGCATTTGCGAAATGCACCTACCAAGCTGATGAAAGAGCAAGGTTATGGGGTAAAGTATCTGTATCCGCATAATTATCCTGAGCATTTTGTATTACAAGACTATATGCCGCCTGAGCTAAAAGGTACAAAACTATATGAATCTGCACGTAATAAACGTGAAGTCGAAGGTGAACGTTTGCAACAAAGACGTTGGCAGCAAAATCAGCAACAGCAGTGA
- a CDS encoding YcgN family cysteine cluster protein: MPDQLRPEFWKKYTLSELNPTEWEALCDGCGLCCLVKLEDDETNEVAYTKVACKLLDCQTAQCSDYPNRMQHVPDCIQLTPEKLQDIYWLPSSCAYQRLKEGKKLPAWHHLNTGSRQNIIQARKSAAGRCISETEVDEEEIDEYVVRWVR; this comes from the coding sequence TGAGCTTAATCCCACCGAATGGGAAGCGCTATGTGATGGTTGCGGTTTATGCTGTTTGGTCAAATTAGAAGATGATGAAACCAATGAGGTGGCATATACCAAAGTGGCGTGTAAGCTACTGGATTGTCAGACGGCACAATGTTCCGATTATCCAAATCGGATGCAGCATGTTCCAGATTGTATTCAACTTACTCCAGAAAAATTACAAGATATTTATTGGTTGCCTTCGAGTTGTGCCTATCAACGTTTGAAAGAGGGTAAAAAACTACCTGCGTGGCATCACTTAAATACAGGTTCAAGACAAAATATTATCCAAGCAAGAAAATCAGCAGCAGGGCGTTGTATTTCTGAAACTGAGGTGGATGAAGAAGAAATTGATGAGTATGTGGTACGTTGGGTAAGGTGA